A genomic stretch from Heliangelus exortis chromosome 16, bHelExo1.hap1, whole genome shotgun sequence includes:
- the DYNLRB1 gene encoding dynein light chain roadblock-type 1 → MAEVEETLKRIQSQKGVQGIIVVNSEGIPIKSTMDNSSTIQYAGLMHSFILKARSTVRDIDPQNDLTFLRIRSKKNEIMVAPDKDYFLIVIQNPTE, encoded by the exons GCTGAGGTGGAGGAAACTCTGAAGAGAATCCAGAGCCAAAAAGGAGTGCAAGGAATCATTGTTGTTAATTCTGAAG GTATCCCAATCAAAAGCACCATGGACAACTCCAGCACCATTCAGTATGCGGGGCTGATGCACAGCTTCATCCTGAAGGCACGGAGCACCGTGCGGGACATCGACCCCCAGAACGACCTCACCTTCCTCAGGATCCGCTCCAAGAAAAACGAGATCATGGTTGCACCAg aTAAAGACTACTTCCTGATTGTCATCCAGAACCCAACTGAATGA